A single region of the Drosophila miranda strain MSH22 chromosome 2, D.miranda_PacBio2.1, whole genome shotgun sequence genome encodes:
- the LOC108156775 gene encoding nocturnin isoform X3, giving the protein MKLISTFVFLVVAFYKLFKKFFKGNMAKLYTSRRHSHSLFIFSIILRKILYRKPDALMGSFNSAPKINNVDSQDDGLELPKGLLSTSALLQHVQQSRGVGIEQPSLLSRCFLKPLLMDEDVTDGLRCLQLNSVSRVCSAPIEGDSSQNIRLLQWNILSQTLGQHNDGFVRCPEEALDWQHRKYLIVQEILQNQPDVICLQEVDHFKFLQTVLGSQNYAGIFFPKPDSPCLYIEQNNGPDGCAIFYKRDKLQLMGYDTRVLEVWRVQSNQVAIAARLQLKASGREFCVCTTHLKARHGALLAKLRNEQGRDLMRFVKQFAGETPLLLCGDFNAEPIEPIYATILGCDLFKLGSAYADVKLEREQILQPSEDVNEFVSQSIKREPPYTTWKIREEGEECHTIDYVFYTPDHLKIKNCLEFPAGEEIGKNRTPSYQYPSDHFSLVCDFELLDGPPLTSGSGDQADKASDSEGEGSKHGNIQ; this is encoded by the exons CAAGGGAAATATGGCAAAATTATATACGAGTCGTCGACATAGTCATAGCCTATTCATTTTCAGCATAATACTGCGAAAAATCCTTTATAGAAAGCCCGATGCGTT AATGGGCTCATTCAATTCGGCACCAAAGATCAACAATGTGGACTCCCAGGACGATGGTCTCGAGCTGCCCAAGGGTCTTCTGAGCACATCGGCATTGCTGCAACATGTGCAGCAGTCAAGGGGCGTGGGCATCGAACAGCCATCACTCCTGTCCCGATGCTTCCTCAAGCCCCTGTTGATGGACGAGGATGTCACCGATGGATTGCGTTGTCTCCAGCTGAACTCTGTTTCCAGAG TTTGCAGTGCACCCATTGAGGGCGATAGTTCGCAGAACATTCGATTGCTACAGTGGAATATTTTGTCGCAGA CTCTGGGCCAGCATAACGATGGCTTTGTACGCTGTCCCGAAGAGGCATTGGATTGGCAGCATCGCAAGTACCTGATTGTCCAAGAGATCCTGCAGAATCAGCCCGATGTCATTTGTCTGCAA GAAGTGGACCACTTCAAGTTCCTGCAGACCGTCTTGGGCAGCCAGAACTATGCGGGCATCTTCTTCCCCAAACCGGACTCGCCTTGTCTGTACATAGAGCAGAACAACGGACCCGATGGCTGTGCCATTTTCTACAAACGCGACAAGCTGCAGTTGATGGGCTACGACACTAGGGTCCTGGAGGTGTGGCGTGTGCAGAGCAACCAGGTGGCCATTGCTGCCCGACTCCAGTTGAAGGCCTCCGGCCGGGAGTTCTGTGTCTGCACCACCCATCTGAAGGCACGGCATGGCGCCCTGCTGGCCAAGCTGCGCAATGAGCAGGGACGAGATCTGATGCGATTCGTTAAACAGTTTGCTGGCGAGACgcctctgctgctgtgtgGAGACTTCAATGCGGAGCCCATCGAGCCCATATATGCCACGATACTCGGCTGCGATCTGTTCAAGCTAGGCAGCGCCTACGCGGATGTTAAGCTGGAGCGAGAGCAGATCCTACAGCCCAGCGAGGATGTCAATGAGTTTGTCTCGCAGTCGATCAAGCGTGAGCCGCCCTACACCACCTGGAAGATACGCGAGGAGGGCGAAGAGTGTCACACCATTGACTATGTCTTCTATACACCCGATCACCTCAAG ATCAAAAACTGTTTGGAATTTCCGGCAGGGGAAGAGATTGGCAAAAATCGCACGCCCAGCTATCAGTATCCATCGGATCATTTCTCTTTGGTCTGTGACTTTGAGCTGCTCGATGGCCCACCACTAACCTCTGGCTCGGGGGATCAGGCGGACAAGGCGAGTGACAGCGAGGGGGAGGGCAGCAAACATGGCAACATACAATAG
- the LOC108156775 gene encoding nocturnin isoform X2 — MEFLMKTSRLIVTSKTFARRVAVPIPSKGNMAKLYTSRRHSHSLFIFSIILRKILYRKPDALMGSFNSAPKINNVDSQDDGLELPKGLLSTSALLQHVQQSRGVGIEQPSLLSRCFLKPLLMDEDVTDGLRCLQLNSVSRVCSAPIEGDSSQNIRLLQWNILSQTLGQHNDGFVRCPEEALDWQHRKYLIVQEILQNQPDVICLQEVDHFKFLQTVLGSQNYAGIFFPKPDSPCLYIEQNNGPDGCAIFYKRDKLQLMGYDTRVLEVWRVQSNQVAIAARLQLKASGREFCVCTTHLKARHGALLAKLRNEQGRDLMRFVKQFAGETPLLLCGDFNAEPIEPIYATILGCDLFKLGSAYADVKLEREQILQPSEDVNEFVSQSIKREPPYTTWKIREEGEECHTIDYVFYTPDHLKIKNCLEFPAGEEIGKNRTPSYQYPSDHFSLVCDFELLDGPPLTSGSGDQADKASDSEGEGSKHGNIQ; from the exons CAAGGGAAATATGGCAAAATTATATACGAGTCGTCGACATAGTCATAGCCTATTCATTTTCAGCATAATACTGCGAAAAATCCTTTATAGAAAGCCCGATGCGTT AATGGGCTCATTCAATTCGGCACCAAAGATCAACAATGTGGACTCCCAGGACGATGGTCTCGAGCTGCCCAAGGGTCTTCTGAGCACATCGGCATTGCTGCAACATGTGCAGCAGTCAAGGGGCGTGGGCATCGAACAGCCATCACTCCTGTCCCGATGCTTCCTCAAGCCCCTGTTGATGGACGAGGATGTCACCGATGGATTGCGTTGTCTCCAGCTGAACTCTGTTTCCAGAG TTTGCAGTGCACCCATTGAGGGCGATAGTTCGCAGAACATTCGATTGCTACAGTGGAATATTTTGTCGCAGA CTCTGGGCCAGCATAACGATGGCTTTGTACGCTGTCCCGAAGAGGCATTGGATTGGCAGCATCGCAAGTACCTGATTGTCCAAGAGATCCTGCAGAATCAGCCCGATGTCATTTGTCTGCAA GAAGTGGACCACTTCAAGTTCCTGCAGACCGTCTTGGGCAGCCAGAACTATGCGGGCATCTTCTTCCCCAAACCGGACTCGCCTTGTCTGTACATAGAGCAGAACAACGGACCCGATGGCTGTGCCATTTTCTACAAACGCGACAAGCTGCAGTTGATGGGCTACGACACTAGGGTCCTGGAGGTGTGGCGTGTGCAGAGCAACCAGGTGGCCATTGCTGCCCGACTCCAGTTGAAGGCCTCCGGCCGGGAGTTCTGTGTCTGCACCACCCATCTGAAGGCACGGCATGGCGCCCTGCTGGCCAAGCTGCGCAATGAGCAGGGACGAGATCTGATGCGATTCGTTAAACAGTTTGCTGGCGAGACgcctctgctgctgtgtgGAGACTTCAATGCGGAGCCCATCGAGCCCATATATGCCACGATACTCGGCTGCGATCTGTTCAAGCTAGGCAGCGCCTACGCGGATGTTAAGCTGGAGCGAGAGCAGATCCTACAGCCCAGCGAGGATGTCAATGAGTTTGTCTCGCAGTCGATCAAGCGTGAGCCGCCCTACACCACCTGGAAGATACGCGAGGAGGGCGAAGAGTGTCACACCATTGACTATGTCTTCTATACACCCGATCACCTCAAG ATCAAAAACTGTTTGGAATTTCCGGCAGGGGAAGAGATTGGCAAAAATCGCACGCCCAGCTATCAGTATCCATCGGATCATTTCTCTTTGGTCTGTGACTTTGAGCTGCTCGATGGCCCACCACTAACCTCTGGCTCGGGGGATCAGGCGGACAAGGCGAGTGACAGCGAGGGGGAGGGCAGCAAACATGGCAACATACAATAG
- the LOC108156775 gene encoding nocturnin isoform X6, producing the protein MKLISTFVFLVVAFYKLFKKFLMGSFNSAPKINNVDSQDDGLELPKGLLSTSALLQHVQQSRGVGIEQPSLLSRCFLKPLLMDEDVTDGLRCLQLNSVSRVCSAPIEGDSSQNIRLLQWNILSQTLGQHNDGFVRCPEEALDWQHRKYLIVQEILQNQPDVICLQEVDHFKFLQTVLGSQNYAGIFFPKPDSPCLYIEQNNGPDGCAIFYKRDKLQLMGYDTRVLEVWRVQSNQVAIAARLQLKASGREFCVCTTHLKARHGALLAKLRNEQGRDLMRFVKQFAGETPLLLCGDFNAEPIEPIYATILGCDLFKLGSAYADVKLEREQILQPSEDVNEFVSQSIKREPPYTTWKIREEGEECHTIDYVFYTPDHLKIKNCLEFPAGEEIGKNRTPSYQYPSDHFSLVCDFELLDGPPLTSGSGDQADKASDSEGEGSKHGNIQ; encoded by the exons AATGGGCTCATTCAATTCGGCACCAAAGATCAACAATGTGGACTCCCAGGACGATGGTCTCGAGCTGCCCAAGGGTCTTCTGAGCACATCGGCATTGCTGCAACATGTGCAGCAGTCAAGGGGCGTGGGCATCGAACAGCCATCACTCCTGTCCCGATGCTTCCTCAAGCCCCTGTTGATGGACGAGGATGTCACCGATGGATTGCGTTGTCTCCAGCTGAACTCTGTTTCCAGAG TTTGCAGTGCACCCATTGAGGGCGATAGTTCGCAGAACATTCGATTGCTACAGTGGAATATTTTGTCGCAGA CTCTGGGCCAGCATAACGATGGCTTTGTACGCTGTCCCGAAGAGGCATTGGATTGGCAGCATCGCAAGTACCTGATTGTCCAAGAGATCCTGCAGAATCAGCCCGATGTCATTTGTCTGCAA GAAGTGGACCACTTCAAGTTCCTGCAGACCGTCTTGGGCAGCCAGAACTATGCGGGCATCTTCTTCCCCAAACCGGACTCGCCTTGTCTGTACATAGAGCAGAACAACGGACCCGATGGCTGTGCCATTTTCTACAAACGCGACAAGCTGCAGTTGATGGGCTACGACACTAGGGTCCTGGAGGTGTGGCGTGTGCAGAGCAACCAGGTGGCCATTGCTGCCCGACTCCAGTTGAAGGCCTCCGGCCGGGAGTTCTGTGTCTGCACCACCCATCTGAAGGCACGGCATGGCGCCCTGCTGGCCAAGCTGCGCAATGAGCAGGGACGAGATCTGATGCGATTCGTTAAACAGTTTGCTGGCGAGACgcctctgctgctgtgtgGAGACTTCAATGCGGAGCCCATCGAGCCCATATATGCCACGATACTCGGCTGCGATCTGTTCAAGCTAGGCAGCGCCTACGCGGATGTTAAGCTGGAGCGAGAGCAGATCCTACAGCCCAGCGAGGATGTCAATGAGTTTGTCTCGCAGTCGATCAAGCGTGAGCCGCCCTACACCACCTGGAAGATACGCGAGGAGGGCGAAGAGTGTCACACCATTGACTATGTCTTCTATACACCCGATCACCTCAAG ATCAAAAACTGTTTGGAATTTCCGGCAGGGGAAGAGATTGGCAAAAATCGCACGCCCAGCTATCAGTATCCATCGGATCATTTCTCTTTGGTCTGTGACTTTGAGCTGCTCGATGGCCCACCACTAACCTCTGGCTCGGGGGATCAGGCGGACAAGGCGAGTGACAGCGAGGGGGAGGGCAGCAAACATGGCAACATACAATAG
- the LOC108156775 gene encoding nocturnin isoform X4 — translation MEQALHMKRANKAPCKNDRKSYLQKVMLTRMGSFNSAPKINNVDSQDDGLELPKGLLSTSALLQHVQQSRGVGIEQPSLLSRCFLKPLLMDEDVTDGLRCLQLNSVSRVCSAPIEGDSSQNIRLLQWNILSQTLGQHNDGFVRCPEEALDWQHRKYLIVQEILQNQPDVICLQEVDHFKFLQTVLGSQNYAGIFFPKPDSPCLYIEQNNGPDGCAIFYKRDKLQLMGYDTRVLEVWRVQSNQVAIAARLQLKASGREFCVCTTHLKARHGALLAKLRNEQGRDLMRFVKQFAGETPLLLCGDFNAEPIEPIYATILGCDLFKLGSAYADVKLEREQILQPSEDVNEFVSQSIKREPPYTTWKIREEGEECHTIDYVFYTPDHLKIKNCLEFPAGEEIGKNRTPSYQYPSDHFSLVCDFELLDGPPLTSGSGDQADKASDSEGEGSKHGNIQ, via the exons AATGGGCTCATTCAATTCGGCACCAAAGATCAACAATGTGGACTCCCAGGACGATGGTCTCGAGCTGCCCAAGGGTCTTCTGAGCACATCGGCATTGCTGCAACATGTGCAGCAGTCAAGGGGCGTGGGCATCGAACAGCCATCACTCCTGTCCCGATGCTTCCTCAAGCCCCTGTTGATGGACGAGGATGTCACCGATGGATTGCGTTGTCTCCAGCTGAACTCTGTTTCCAGAG TTTGCAGTGCACCCATTGAGGGCGATAGTTCGCAGAACATTCGATTGCTACAGTGGAATATTTTGTCGCAGA CTCTGGGCCAGCATAACGATGGCTTTGTACGCTGTCCCGAAGAGGCATTGGATTGGCAGCATCGCAAGTACCTGATTGTCCAAGAGATCCTGCAGAATCAGCCCGATGTCATTTGTCTGCAA GAAGTGGACCACTTCAAGTTCCTGCAGACCGTCTTGGGCAGCCAGAACTATGCGGGCATCTTCTTCCCCAAACCGGACTCGCCTTGTCTGTACATAGAGCAGAACAACGGACCCGATGGCTGTGCCATTTTCTACAAACGCGACAAGCTGCAGTTGATGGGCTACGACACTAGGGTCCTGGAGGTGTGGCGTGTGCAGAGCAACCAGGTGGCCATTGCTGCCCGACTCCAGTTGAAGGCCTCCGGCCGGGAGTTCTGTGTCTGCACCACCCATCTGAAGGCACGGCATGGCGCCCTGCTGGCCAAGCTGCGCAATGAGCAGGGACGAGATCTGATGCGATTCGTTAAACAGTTTGCTGGCGAGACgcctctgctgctgtgtgGAGACTTCAATGCGGAGCCCATCGAGCCCATATATGCCACGATACTCGGCTGCGATCTGTTCAAGCTAGGCAGCGCCTACGCGGATGTTAAGCTGGAGCGAGAGCAGATCCTACAGCCCAGCGAGGATGTCAATGAGTTTGTCTCGCAGTCGATCAAGCGTGAGCCGCCCTACACCACCTGGAAGATACGCGAGGAGGGCGAAGAGTGTCACACCATTGACTATGTCTTCTATACACCCGATCACCTCAAG ATCAAAAACTGTTTGGAATTTCCGGCAGGGGAAGAGATTGGCAAAAATCGCACGCCCAGCTATCAGTATCCATCGGATCATTTCTCTTTGGTCTGTGACTTTGAGCTGCTCGATGGCCCACCACTAACCTCTGGCTCGGGGGATCAGGCGGACAAGGCGAGTGACAGCGAGGGGGAGGGCAGCAAACATGGCAACATACAATAG
- the LOC108156775 gene encoding nocturnin isoform X5, with amino-acid sequence MEFLMKTSRLIVTSKTFARRVAVPIPRMGSFNSAPKINNVDSQDDGLELPKGLLSTSALLQHVQQSRGVGIEQPSLLSRCFLKPLLMDEDVTDGLRCLQLNSVSRVCSAPIEGDSSQNIRLLQWNILSQTLGQHNDGFVRCPEEALDWQHRKYLIVQEILQNQPDVICLQEVDHFKFLQTVLGSQNYAGIFFPKPDSPCLYIEQNNGPDGCAIFYKRDKLQLMGYDTRVLEVWRVQSNQVAIAARLQLKASGREFCVCTTHLKARHGALLAKLRNEQGRDLMRFVKQFAGETPLLLCGDFNAEPIEPIYATILGCDLFKLGSAYADVKLEREQILQPSEDVNEFVSQSIKREPPYTTWKIREEGEECHTIDYVFYTPDHLKIKNCLEFPAGEEIGKNRTPSYQYPSDHFSLVCDFELLDGPPLTSGSGDQADKASDSEGEGSKHGNIQ; translated from the exons AATGGGCTCATTCAATTCGGCACCAAAGATCAACAATGTGGACTCCCAGGACGATGGTCTCGAGCTGCCCAAGGGTCTTCTGAGCACATCGGCATTGCTGCAACATGTGCAGCAGTCAAGGGGCGTGGGCATCGAACAGCCATCACTCCTGTCCCGATGCTTCCTCAAGCCCCTGTTGATGGACGAGGATGTCACCGATGGATTGCGTTGTCTCCAGCTGAACTCTGTTTCCAGAG TTTGCAGTGCACCCATTGAGGGCGATAGTTCGCAGAACATTCGATTGCTACAGTGGAATATTTTGTCGCAGA CTCTGGGCCAGCATAACGATGGCTTTGTACGCTGTCCCGAAGAGGCATTGGATTGGCAGCATCGCAAGTACCTGATTGTCCAAGAGATCCTGCAGAATCAGCCCGATGTCATTTGTCTGCAA GAAGTGGACCACTTCAAGTTCCTGCAGACCGTCTTGGGCAGCCAGAACTATGCGGGCATCTTCTTCCCCAAACCGGACTCGCCTTGTCTGTACATAGAGCAGAACAACGGACCCGATGGCTGTGCCATTTTCTACAAACGCGACAAGCTGCAGTTGATGGGCTACGACACTAGGGTCCTGGAGGTGTGGCGTGTGCAGAGCAACCAGGTGGCCATTGCTGCCCGACTCCAGTTGAAGGCCTCCGGCCGGGAGTTCTGTGTCTGCACCACCCATCTGAAGGCACGGCATGGCGCCCTGCTGGCCAAGCTGCGCAATGAGCAGGGACGAGATCTGATGCGATTCGTTAAACAGTTTGCTGGCGAGACgcctctgctgctgtgtgGAGACTTCAATGCGGAGCCCATCGAGCCCATATATGCCACGATACTCGGCTGCGATCTGTTCAAGCTAGGCAGCGCCTACGCGGATGTTAAGCTGGAGCGAGAGCAGATCCTACAGCCCAGCGAGGATGTCAATGAGTTTGTCTCGCAGTCGATCAAGCGTGAGCCGCCCTACACCACCTGGAAGATACGCGAGGAGGGCGAAGAGTGTCACACCATTGACTATGTCTTCTATACACCCGATCACCTCAAG ATCAAAAACTGTTTGGAATTTCCGGCAGGGGAAGAGATTGGCAAAAATCGCACGCCCAGCTATCAGTATCCATCGGATCATTTCTCTTTGGTCTGTGACTTTGAGCTGCTCGATGGCCCACCACTAACCTCTGGCTCGGGGGATCAGGCGGACAAGGCGAGTGACAGCGAGGGGGAGGGCAGCAAACATGGCAACATACAATAG